One Ethanoligenens harbinense YUAN-3 genomic window carries:
- a CDS encoding PolC-type DNA polymerase III, giving the protein MTLGKLFANYAPSGPEADTLRAGEVTGMEVSREGRALHVDVAFSGLLPFAALSALEKGAAAAYHMSRLSVRPHYDASLFELSFFPELVDCLRQRIAAVNGFFDHCKPELDGDTLTIRLFCGGADLLMKAGCDKALARLVRELFGVQLSVVLADEKKDLPDDVKIERPARRMDAPPPPWEDDAPPLRDDAVPPPWEETPPPVRDAPPEAPQAAPKRQAPARRAAGNGQQVQITGVLFGRAVRGAMQPLDTVTQESGKVTVWGDVFGLDVRETRDGKKNIVSFNITDYTSSNTVKIIKDKKKLEPLLAKLKNGMTVAVSGEASYDTYDHDVNIRANDIAQAKKEEKQDDAPVKRVELHLHTNMSAMDAVTPAAAYIKRAARWGHKAIAITDHGVAQAFPEAMNTVEAIRKDGGEIKVIYGIEAYFVDDTVPATVGGANMPFSGEFVAFDLETTGLNRENDRITEIGAVRIRNGEIGERFDLFVNPHKPIPPRITELTGITDDMVKDAAEEDEALRQFFAFCGDAVLVAHNAEFDTGFCRAAAARCGMEFPYTYMDSIPLCRTVLPGLKNYKLDTVAGGLHLPPFNHHRASDDAFVLGQILVQVLDMLREQKGVGNVKDINGVTTGGDVRRLPSYHQILLVKNSTGLKNLYKLISKSQLDYYFKHPRVPRSELSRLREGLLVGSACEAGELFHAILEGKPWEELKQIAAFYDYLEIQPLCNNSFLVREGKATQAQLEEFNRMILRLGDELHLPVVATCDAHFIDERDGVFRQILMSGMGFKDTDEQPPLYFRTTGEMLKEFAYLGERAQEVVVENPNKIADMVEDDIRPIPKGTYPPSLDGADDDLTRIVWGRAHDMYGENLPEIVEKRLAREMDSIIKHGFSVLYMIAQKLVAKSESDGYLVGSRGSVGSSFVATMSGITEVNPLPPHYVCPKCKHSEFITDGSVGSGFDLPAKTCPVCGEPLWRDGHDIPFETFLGFDGDKSPDIDLNFSGDEQPTAHKYTEELFGKGHVFRAGTISSVAEKTAYGFVKKYLEEKGKTLHKAEEARLALGCTGVRRTTGQHPGGMIVVPRDYDVYDFTPVQHPADDTSSDTITTHFDFNCLHDTILKLDILGHDVPTLYKRLEELTDKPVMSVPVPDPKVLELFTSTAPLGVRPEDIDSETGTFSLPELGTKFVRGMLVESQPKTFSDLLQISGLSHGTDVWLNNAQELIRNGTCDISEVIGTRDNIMTYLLHKGLKPKSAFKIMEIVRKGRAPKLLTDDYIQEMKEHGVPDWYIDSCMKIKYMFPKAHAAAYVIAALRLGWYKVYMPLEYYCAYLSVRGGDFDAEIMTRGVERVVDKMKEIAQKGRDATQKESDMHAMLEIVREIYARGIPFLTVDIYRSDPVRFLPQEGKIRPPLTSVKGLGESVARSIAAAREQGKFLSMEELQSRGGASKTVVESLESFGALAGMPRTSQMTFF; this is encoded by the coding sequence ATGACATTGGGGAAATTGTTTGCAAACTATGCGCCGTCCGGCCCGGAGGCGGACACGCTGCGGGCGGGCGAAGTGACCGGCATGGAGGTCTCGCGCGAGGGACGCGCGCTCCATGTGGACGTGGCGTTCTCCGGTTTGTTGCCGTTTGCCGCGCTGTCCGCATTGGAAAAGGGCGCGGCAGCGGCGTATCATATGAGCAGGCTCTCCGTCCGTCCTCATTATGACGCGTCGTTGTTTGAGCTGTCGTTTTTTCCCGAACTGGTGGACTGCCTGCGGCAGCGCATCGCGGCGGTCAACGGCTTTTTCGACCACTGCAAGCCGGAGCTGGACGGCGATACGCTCACCATCCGGCTGTTCTGTGGCGGGGCGGACCTGCTCATGAAAGCCGGATGCGACAAGGCGCTTGCGAGGCTGGTTCGGGAATTGTTCGGCGTGCAGCTTTCTGTGGTGCTGGCGGATGAGAAAAAGGATCTGCCGGACGATGTCAAAATCGAGCGCCCGGCTCGCCGCATGGACGCGCCTCCTCCTCCTTGGGAGGATGACGCTCCGCCCCTGCGGGACGACGCCGTGCCTCCGCCCTGGGAAGAAACGCCGCCGCCCGTGCGCGATGCGCCTCCGGAAGCGCCGCAGGCTGCACCCAAGCGGCAGGCGCCCGCCCGCCGCGCCGCCGGAAACGGACAACAGGTGCAGATTACCGGGGTGCTGTTTGGGCGTGCCGTTCGCGGCGCGATGCAGCCGCTGGACACCGTGACGCAGGAATCCGGCAAAGTGACGGTCTGGGGCGACGTGTTCGGGCTGGACGTGCGCGAAACGCGCGATGGCAAAAAGAACATCGTATCGTTCAACATCACCGATTACACCTCGTCCAACACCGTCAAGATCATCAAGGATAAAAAGAAGCTGGAGCCGCTTCTCGCCAAGCTGAAAAACGGCATGACCGTGGCGGTGAGCGGCGAGGCTTCTTACGATACATACGATCACGACGTGAACATCCGCGCAAACGACATCGCGCAGGCCAAAAAAGAAGAAAAGCAGGACGACGCCCCGGTCAAGCGGGTGGAGCTGCACCTGCATACCAATATGTCCGCGATGGATGCGGTGACGCCCGCCGCCGCTTATATCAAGCGTGCGGCGCGCTGGGGGCACAAAGCTATCGCCATCACCGACCACGGCGTGGCGCAGGCGTTTCCTGAAGCGATGAATACCGTGGAGGCCATCCGCAAAGACGGCGGCGAGATCAAGGTCATCTACGGCATCGAGGCGTATTTCGTGGACGACACCGTGCCCGCCACAGTCGGCGGGGCGAATATGCCGTTTTCCGGCGAGTTCGTCGCGTTCGACCTCGAGACCACCGGGCTGAACCGTGAAAACGACCGCATCACCGAGATCGGCGCGGTACGCATCCGGAACGGCGAGATCGGAGAGCGGTTCGATCTGTTTGTCAACCCGCACAAGCCCATTCCGCCGCGCATCACCGAGCTGACTGGCATCACCGACGACATGGTGAAAGACGCGGCGGAGGAAGACGAGGCGCTCCGGCAGTTTTTCGCCTTTTGCGGCGACGCGGTGCTCGTGGCGCACAACGCGGAATTCGACACGGGGTTCTGCCGGGCTGCCGCGGCCCGCTGCGGCATGGAGTTCCCCTATACCTATATGGATTCCATCCCGCTCTGCCGCACCGTGCTGCCCGGCCTGAAAAACTACAAGCTGGACACGGTGGCAGGCGGGCTGCACCTGCCGCCGTTCAACCATCACCGCGCGTCGGACGACGCGTTCGTGCTGGGGCAGATTCTGGTTCAGGTGCTGGACATGCTGCGCGAACAGAAGGGCGTGGGCAATGTCAAGGACATCAACGGCGTTACCACCGGGGGAGACGTGCGGCGCCTGCCGTCCTACCATCAGATTTTGTTGGTGAAAAACAGCACCGGCCTGAAGAATCTGTACAAGCTCATCTCCAAATCGCAGTTGGACTATTATTTCAAACATCCGCGCGTGCCGCGCAGCGAACTCAGCCGTCTGCGCGAAGGTCTGCTGGTGGGCAGCGCGTGCGAGGCGGGCGAGCTGTTCCACGCCATTCTGGAAGGCAAACCGTGGGAAGAACTCAAGCAGATCGCCGCGTTCTACGATTACCTGGAGATTCAGCCGCTCTGCAACAATAGTTTTCTCGTGCGCGAGGGCAAGGCCACGCAGGCGCAGTTGGAGGAATTCAACCGCATGATCCTCCGGCTGGGCGACGAACTGCACCTGCCGGTCGTCGCCACATGCGACGCGCATTTTATCGACGAGCGGGACGGCGTTTTTCGTCAGATTCTGATGTCCGGCATGGGTTTTAAGGACACGGATGAGCAGCCGCCGCTTTATTTCCGCACTACCGGGGAGATGCTGAAGGAATTCGCCTATCTGGGAGAGCGTGCCCAGGAAGTGGTGGTGGAGAACCCGAACAAAATCGCGGATATGGTGGAGGATGACATCCGCCCCATACCCAAGGGCACCTACCCGCCCTCCCTCGACGGCGCGGACGACGACCTCACGCGCATCGTTTGGGGGCGCGCGCACGATATGTACGGCGAAAACCTGCCGGAGATCGTGGAAAAGCGCCTGGCGCGCGAGATGGACTCCATCATCAAGCACGGTTTCTCGGTGCTGTATATGATCGCGCAGAAGCTGGTGGCCAAGTCGGAGAGCGACGGCTATCTGGTCGGCTCGCGCGGGTCGGTCGGTTCATCGTTTGTGGCTACCATGTCCGGCATCACCGAGGTCAACCCGCTGCCGCCGCATTATGTCTGTCCCAAGTGCAAACACAGCGAATTCATTACCGACGGCAGCGTGGGTTCCGGTTTTGACCTGCCGGCCAAAACTTGCCCCGTCTGCGGCGAGCCTCTCTGGCGGGACGGGCACGACATCCCGTTCGAGACTTTTCTGGGCTTCGACGGCGACAAGTCCCCGGATATTGACCTCAACTTCTCAGGCGACGAGCAGCCCACCGCCCATAAATACACGGAGGAGCTGTTCGGCAAGGGGCATGTGTTTCGTGCGGGAACCATTTCCTCGGTGGCGGAAAAGACCGCCTACGGTTTTGTGAAAAAGTATCTGGAGGAAAAGGGGAAGACGCTGCACAAGGCGGAGGAGGCGCGGCTGGCGCTGGGCTGCACGGGCGTGCGCCGCACCACCGGCCAGCACCCGGGCGGCATGATCGTGGTGCCGCGCGATTACGATGTTTATGACTTCACACCGGTGCAGCACCCGGCCGACGACACCTCGTCGGACACCATTACCACGCATTTCGACTTCAACTGCCTGCATGATACCATTCTCAAGCTCGACATCCTCGGCCATGATGTGCCCACGCTCTATAAGCGGCTGGAAGAACTCACCGACAAGCCGGTGATGAGCGTGCCCGTGCCCGACCCGAAAGTGCTGGAACTGTTCACTTCCACCGCGCCGCTCGGTGTCCGGCCGGAGGACATCGACAGTGAGACGGGCACGTTCTCCCTGCCGGAACTGGGCACCAAATTTGTGCGCGGCATGCTGGTGGAATCCCAACCGAAGACCTTTTCGGACCTGCTGCAGATTTCCGGCCTCTCCCACGGCACCGACGTGTGGTTGAACAATGCGCAGGAACTCATCCGCAACGGCACCTGCGACATCTCCGAGGTTATCGGTACGCGTGATAACATCATGACCTATCTGCTGCACAAAGGGCTCAAGCCCAAGTCGGCGTTCAAGATCATGGAGATCGTGCGCAAAGGCCGCGCCCCCAAGCTGCTGACCGACGACTATATCCAGGAAATGAAGGAACACGGCGTGCCGGACTGGTACATTGATTCCTGCATGAAGATCAAATATATGTTTCCGAAAGCGCACGCGGCGGCCTACGTGATCGCGGCGCTGCGGCTGGGATGGTATAAGGTCTACATGCCGCTGGAATATTACTGCGCCTACCTCAGCGTGCGCGGCGGCGATTTCGACGCGGAGATTATGACCAGAGGCGTGGAGCGCGTGGTGGACAAAATGAAAGAGATCGCACAAAAGGGTCGCGACGCCACCCAGAAGGAAAGCGACATGCACGCCATGCTTGAGATCGTGCGGGAGATCTATGCGCGCGGCATCCCGTTTTTGACGGTGGACATCTACCGGTCCGACCCCGTGCGGTTCTTGCCGCAGGAGGGGAAAATCCGCCCGCCGCTCACCTCGGTGAAAGGTCTGGGCGAGTCGGTGGCGCGTTCCATTGCGGCGGCGCGCGAGCAGGGGAAATTCCTCTCAATGGAAGAGCTGCAGAGCCGCGGCGGCGCGTCCAAGACTGTGGTGGAGAGCCTGGAAAGTTTCGGCGCGCTGGCCGGGATGCCCCGCACCAGTCAGATGACCTTTTTCTGA
- the rseP gene encoding RIP metalloprotease RseP, with the protein MTAILYIVIAVIVFGVLIFLHEFGHFFTAKLCGIKVNEFAVGMGPALFKFQKGETRYSLRALPIGGFTAMEGEDGENNDPRAFVNRPVWQRIIVLVAGAFMNILTGFVIILIIIMLTNPIPSTTVAQFADGATSSQTGLRAGDRILSIDGAAVHINMDITLGLITSNKGKVNMQVLRGGKVVDLPAVQFPMTDDGNGGKVMARDFVVYAQQKTPGRVISYAFYWTIAMVKLVWVTILQMFTGRYSVKDLSGPVGVTAAMGQAASQSPSMLFNVVAMIAVNLGVVNLFPLPALDGGRLLFVIIEGIRRKPISRKYEGYVHLIGFALLMTLMLFVTFNDIVRLIKR; encoded by the coding sequence ATGACTGCGATTTTATATATCGTGATTGCCGTGATCGTATTCGGCGTATTGATTTTCCTGCACGAATTCGGCCACTTTTTCACCGCGAAACTCTGCGGGATCAAGGTCAATGAGTTTGCCGTCGGGATGGGTCCAGCACTGTTCAAATTCCAGAAAGGGGAGACCAGATACTCCCTGCGCGCGCTGCCCATCGGCGGTTTCACCGCCATGGAGGGCGAGGACGGCGAGAACAACGATCCGCGCGCGTTCGTCAACCGGCCGGTCTGGCAGCGCATCATCGTGCTGGTGGCCGGCGCGTTCATGAATATCCTCACGGGGTTTGTCATCATCCTCATTATTATTATGCTGACGAACCCCATCCCGTCCACCACGGTGGCGCAGTTTGCCGACGGCGCGACCAGTTCGCAGACCGGCCTGCGGGCAGGCGACCGGATTCTGAGCATCGACGGCGCGGCCGTCCATATCAACATGGACATCACGCTCGGCCTCATCACCAGCAACAAAGGCAAAGTGAACATGCAGGTGCTGCGGGGCGGCAAGGTGGTCGATCTGCCCGCCGTGCAGTTCCCCATGACCGACGACGGCAACGGCGGCAAGGTGATGGCGCGGGATTTTGTTGTCTATGCCCAACAGAAAACGCCCGGCCGGGTGATTTCCTATGCGTTTTACTGGACGATCGCCATGGTGAAGCTGGTGTGGGTGACCATTCTGCAGATGTTCACCGGGCGCTACAGCGTCAAGGATCTTTCCGGGCCGGTGGGCGTTACGGCGGCCATGGGGCAGGCGGCGTCACAAAGTCCGTCCATGCTGTTCAACGTCGTAGCGATGATCGCCGTCAACCTTGGCGTGGTCAATCTGTTCCCACTTCCGGCATTGGACGGCGGCCGTCTGCTGTTCGTCATCATCGAGGGTATCCGCCGCAAGCCCATCTCCCGGAAATACGAGGGCTATGTCCATCTCATCGGGTTTGCTCTGCTGATGACACTGATGCTGTTTGTGACGTTCAATGACATTGTAAGGCTGATCAAGAGGTAG
- the speD gene encoding adenosylmethionine decarboxylase: protein MIRGKMENRIKLYGFNNLTKSLSFNMYDICYAKTVEDRNAYLSYIDEQYNAERLTDILKHLTQIIGATVLNIAKQDYDPQGASVALLICEEPMLAKRAGDTQATPGPAAPGPASSETVLAHLDKSHITVHTYPEYHPDGGVCTFRVDIDMSTCGEITPLKALHYLINSFEADIMTIDYRVRGFTRDITGKKLFMEHPMTSIQNYIPREIREQYQMIDVNVYQDNIFHTKCKLREFDLDNYLFGYKEKDIHPGEAQRVTRKLQKEMDEIFYGRNMVDFHV, encoded by the coding sequence ATGATACGGGGTAAGATGGAAAACAGGATAAAGCTCTATGGTTTCAACAATCTGACAAAATCGCTCAGTTTTAACATGTACGATATCTGTTATGCCAAAACGGTAGAAGACCGTAACGCATATCTGTCGTATATTGACGAGCAGTATAACGCGGAGCGCCTGACCGATATCTTGAAACACTTGACTCAGATTATCGGGGCCACCGTCCTGAATATTGCCAAGCAGGATTATGACCCACAGGGTGCCAGCGTGGCGCTGTTGATCTGCGAAGAGCCCATGCTTGCCAAACGGGCGGGGGACACGCAGGCGACTCCCGGTCCTGCGGCCCCCGGCCCGGCTTCTTCGGAAACGGTGCTGGCGCATCTGGACAAAAGTCATATCACCGTGCACACCTACCCCGAATACCATCCGGACGGCGGCGTCTGCACGTTCCGGGTGGATATCGATATGTCTACCTGCGGCGAGATCACCCCGCTGAAGGCGCTTCATTACCTCATCAACAGTTTTGAAGCGGACATCATGACGATTGATTACCGTGTGCGCGGCTTCACGCGGGACATCACCGGAAAGAAGCTGTTTATGGAGCACCCGATGACGTCCATCCAGAACTACATCCCGCGCGAGATCCGCGAGCAGTATCAGATGATTGATGTCAACGTTTATCAGGACAATATCTTTCATACCAAATGCAAACTCAGGGAGTTTGATCTGGATAACTACCTGTTTGGCTATAAAGAAAAAGACATCCACCCCGGCGAAGCACAGCGTGTGACCCGCAAACTGCAGAAAGAAATGGATGAAATCTTTTACGGGCGCAACATGGTGGATTTCCATGTCTGA
- the speE gene encoding polyamine aminopropyltransferase: protein MTDLWYSEYHAADVRFSIKVTRQLCSEQTPFQKIDFFESETFGTFFTIDGLVMATQKDEFAYHDMIAHVPFAVHPAVRRVLIIGGGDGGTAREVCRYPGVEHVDLVDIDERVVRLCQQYLPQTASVLDSDPRVHLHFEDGLQFVGRAEEGMYDLVLVDSTDPVGPGEGLFTHAFYQNCHRALTEDGILINQHESPYYPIYAHEMLRAHAKIRATFPIARVYEFHMPTYPSGHWLFGFASKRYDPVADFRPERWNALGLKTRYYNTDLHTAAFALPTYVKELLEHGA from the coding sequence ATGACCGATCTGTGGTATTCCGAGTATCATGCCGCCGACGTACGCTTTTCCATCAAAGTGACCAGGCAGCTTTGCAGCGAGCAGACGCCGTTCCAGAAAATCGACTTTTTTGAATCGGAGACGTTCGGTACATTTTTCACCATCGACGGGTTGGTGATGGCAACACAGAAAGATGAGTTCGCCTACCACGATATGATTGCCCATGTGCCGTTTGCGGTGCATCCGGCGGTGCGGCGGGTGCTCATCATCGGGGGCGGAGACGGCGGCACGGCGCGTGAGGTCTGCCGTTATCCCGGCGTGGAGCATGTCGATCTGGTGGACATCGACGAGCGGGTGGTGCGCCTGTGCCAGCAGTATCTGCCGCAGACGGCATCGGTGCTGGACAGCGACCCGCGTGTGCATCTGCATTTTGAGGACGGGCTGCAATTCGTCGGCCGCGCGGAAGAAGGCATGTATGATCTGGTCCTGGTGGATTCCACCGACCCTGTCGGCCCCGGCGAAGGGCTGTTTACCCATGCGTTTTACCAAAACTGCCACCGCGCGCTGACGGAAGACGGCATCCTGATCAACCAGCACGAAAGCCCGTATTACCCGATTTATGCGCATGAGATGCTGCGCGCCCATGCCAAGATCCGGGCCACGTTCCCCATCGCGCGGGTCTATGAGTTCCACATGCCGACCTATCCGTCGGGGCACTGGCTGTTTGGGTTCGCGTCCAAGCGGTACGACCCAGTCGCGGATTTCCGCCCGGAGCGGTGGAACGCGCTTGGGCTGAAAACCCGGTATTACAACACCGACCTGCACACGGCGGCGTTTGCGCTGCCCACTTATGTAAAGGAGCTGCTGGAACATGGCGCATGA
- the ispG gene encoding flavodoxin-dependent (E)-4-hydroxy-3-methylbut-2-enyl-diphosphate synthase codes for MKRRKTRQVRAGKVAIGGSAPVSVQSMLCAPARDVAANVEQARRLEQAGCEIVRVAVPDMDTVRLIPVLKEAVSMPVVADIHFDWRLALESAAAGVDKIRINPGNIGGDERVKAVAEACAARGIPIRIGVNGGSLEKPFLEKYGRATPQALVDSALYHAALLERYDFHDIVLSLKASDVPTMVEAYRLAAAACEYPLHLGVTEAGTERMGLVKSAVGLGALLMEGIGDTVRVSLTADPVREVRAAKDILTACGLRNEGAQLISCPTCGRTRIDIIGLAAKVEPLLASVKTPMKVAVMGCAVNGPGEARDADVGIAGGDGIGLLFKKGVVLRRVPESELLDALMAEVRAMDEQNRKDSEQQA; via the coding sequence ATGAAAAGACGAAAGACAAGGCAGGTGCGGGCGGGCAAAGTCGCCATCGGCGGGAGCGCGCCGGTTTCGGTGCAGTCCATGCTCTGCGCACCCGCGCGGGATGTGGCCGCCAACGTGGAGCAGGCCCGGCGGCTGGAACAGGCCGGCTGTGAGATCGTGCGGGTGGCCGTGCCGGATATGGACACCGTGCGGCTTATTCCCGTGCTCAAAGAAGCCGTTTCCATGCCGGTGGTCGCCGACATTCATTTTGACTGGCGGCTGGCGCTGGAATCTGCCGCCGCGGGCGTGGACAAAATCCGCATCAACCCCGGCAACATCGGTGGAGATGAACGGGTGAAGGCGGTGGCCGAAGCCTGCGCCGCCAGAGGCATCCCTATCCGCATCGGGGTGAACGGCGGCTCGCTGGAGAAGCCGTTTCTGGAGAAATACGGGCGCGCCACCCCGCAGGCTCTGGTGGACAGTGCGCTCTATCACGCCGCGCTGCTGGAACGGTATGATTTCCATGACATCGTTCTTTCGCTCAAGGCGTCCGACGTGCCCACCATGGTGGAGGCCTACCGCCTGGCCGCCGCCGCGTGCGAGTATCCGTTGCATCTGGGCGTGACCGAGGCGGGCACCGAGCGGATGGGGCTTGTCAAATCCGCCGTAGGGCTGGGCGCGCTGCTCATGGAGGGTATCGGCGACACGGTGCGCGTGTCCCTCACCGCCGACCCGGTGCGCGAGGTGCGTGCAGCTAAGGATATCCTCACCGCCTGCGGCCTGCGAAACGAGGGCGCGCAGCTTATCAGCTGCCCCACCTGCGGGCGCACGCGCATTGACATCATCGGCCTGGCGGCCAAAGTGGAGCCGCTGCTTGCTTCGGTGAAAACGCCGATGAAAGTAGCGGTGATGGGTTGCGCCGTGAACGGACCGGGCGAAGCCAGAGACGCGGACGTGGGCATCGCGGGGGGAGACGGCATCGGGTTGCTGTTCAAAAAGGGCGTGGTGCTGCGCCGCGTGCCCGAAAGCGAACTGCTGGACGCACTGATGGCGGAAGTGCGCGCCATGGATGAACAAAATCGAAAGGACAGCGAGCAACAGGCATGA
- a CDS encoding GGDEF domain-containing protein, protein MDLLGYAEIDLFALAVLILVLLNLRRRDADTYDPQAGVFFYMVLASCALVLLDLAAWLVDRRPGDMARALNYAVNLVYMCATPFLGLLWGLYVDYEIYRDQRKTHRIMLPFLVIAVAILCVELSSPFTGWGFYVDAHNAYHRGLLAVGVILGYYGYLLYAFIAVLRHRRSLPKKAFTSMLVATLPLMLGGVFQSLFYGLPLVWPCITISLLIILFNIQNNQLYTDHLTGLYNRKHLEHYLSGWLKNRKGRGQLAGVMLDLNDFKKINDRWGHETGDRALVEAAAILKATFRRKDLICRYGGDEFIVILQVRDHQDMTRVVKRLKQTEMQARLDRTLPYNIRFSIGYDIFTPEMDIPRFIEHIDNLMYTDKRRAKMEQV, encoded by the coding sequence ATGGATCTTTTGGGATATGCGGAGATAGACCTTTTTGCCCTTGCGGTTCTGATTTTGGTCTTGTTGAATCTTCGGCGGCGCGATGCGGACACCTATGATCCGCAAGCCGGGGTGTTCTTTTATATGGTTCTGGCAAGCTGTGCCCTGGTGCTTCTGGACTTGGCGGCCTGGCTGGTTGACCGGCGCCCCGGCGATATGGCGCGCGCACTCAACTATGCCGTCAATCTTGTTTATATGTGCGCCACTCCGTTCCTCGGGTTGCTGTGGGGCCTGTATGTGGACTACGAAATATACCGTGACCAACGCAAAACGCATCGGATTATGCTGCCGTTTCTGGTTATTGCCGTTGCCATCCTGTGTGTCGAGCTTTCCAGCCCGTTCACGGGGTGGGGCTTTTATGTGGATGCGCATAATGCCTATCACCGCGGCTTGCTGGCCGTGGGGGTCATATTGGGATACTATGGATATTTGCTGTATGCGTTCATCGCCGTGCTCCGCCATCGCAGAAGCTTGCCCAAAAAGGCCTTCACCTCTATGCTGGTGGCGACCCTTCCGCTCATGTTGGGCGGCGTGTTCCAGAGTTTGTTTTACGGCCTGCCGCTCGTCTGGCCATGCATCACCATCTCGCTTCTGATTATCCTGTTCAACATTCAGAACAATCAGCTTTATACCGACCATTTGACCGGGCTGTATAACCGCAAGCACCTGGAGCATTATCTCAGCGGGTGGCTGAAAAACAGGAAAGGCCGCGGCCAGCTTGCGGGTGTGATGCTGGATCTGAACGATTTTAAAAAGATCAACGATCGATGGGGGCATGAAACCGGCGACCGCGCGTTGGTGGAAGCGGCCGCCATTCTCAAGGCGACCTTCCGGAGAAAGGACCTGATTTGCCGGTATGGAGGCGATGAATTCATCGTTATCCTGCAGGTGCGTGACCACCAGGACATGACCCGCGTCGTCAAGCGGCTGAAACAGACCGAGATGCAGGCCAGACTGGATCGAACCCTGCCCTACAACATCCGTTTCAGCATCGGGTATGACATCTTTACACCCGAAATGGATATCCCGCGCTTCATTGAACACATTGACAACCTAATGTATACGGACAAACGGCGCGCCAAAATGGAGCAGGTATAA
- a CDS encoding nitroreductase family protein, producing the protein MSILYKDKAESAQTSAFWEAVKSRRTIYSIGKEEIVSAEQVEQIVKDAVLHVPSAFNSQSARVVLLFGAQSDQLWELAKKTLKAIVPSANFPDTEAKLNGFQAGYGTVLFFEDQNVVKGLQEQFALYKDNFPIWSLQSSGMLQFAVWTALEEAGLGVNLQHYNPLIDEQVKAAWSIPENWKLLSEMPFGKPLVAAGEKDFSPIEDRVKIFR; encoded by the coding sequence ATGTCCATATTATACAAAGACAAAGCCGAAAGTGCGCAAACGTCCGCATTTTGGGAGGCCGTGAAAAGCCGCCGCACCATCTATTCCATCGGCAAGGAGGAGATTGTGTCTGCCGAACAGGTGGAGCAGATCGTCAAAGACGCTGTGCTGCATGTGCCCAGCGCATTCAACTCGCAGAGCGCGCGGGTGGTTCTGCTGTTTGGCGCGCAAAGCGATCAGCTGTGGGAACTTGCCAAGAAAACGCTCAAGGCCATCGTTCCGTCGGCCAATTTCCCGGACACCGAGGCCAAACTCAACGGTTTTCAGGCGGGCTATGGCACCGTGCTGTTCTTTGAGGACCAAAACGTGGTGAAAGGTCTGCAGGAGCAATTCGCACTGTATAAAGATAATTTCCCCATCTGGTCGCTGCAGTCGTCCGGCATGCTGCAATTCGCGGTCTGGACAGCGCTTGAAGAAGCCGGACTGGGTGTCAACCTCCAGCACTACAACCCGCTGATCGACGAGCAGGTCAAAGCCGCATGGTCCATCCCCGAAAACTGGAAGCTGCTCTCCGAGATGCCGTTCGGCAAGCCGCTTGTAGCGGCCGGAGAGAAAGACTTCTCTCCCATCGAGGATCGTGTAAAAATCTTCAGATGA